Proteins from a genomic interval of Sulfurimonas sp. HSL3-2:
- a CDS encoding AAA family ATPase, which yields MKNTIVTHLYNNQNVFLTGGAGVGKTTLVNDIIDTFEKDSKKIAKLASTGMAATLINGQTLHSFLELGICNDLSELEQSSKIKITKKLKNILSSISLIIIDEISMISSSLFDLVRFRLLQAEYNGSILVVGDFLQLPPVVRGYGSVDFAFESESWKNFDFLTIELTKIYRVDDDKFISLLNSIRFGLLDSSSAEILDGFVKPFTEDLKNFTLLFGKNSSAAAHNKRQLSYIDGDIFIKKCEIIKHDESVQDVQIERYLSDARIIKELELKIGVPVLFTKNAWNYFNGERGLIVNIDERYVYVQKSDATVVKLEQVAQHKTIWIEQEKEGQKESLEKKLFSIYQYPIALAFAITIHKSQGMSIKDLIIETNEIFAPSQFYVALSRATSEKRLILIKPKRSWRELIFVDKKAVEFTSANKPRA from the coding sequence TTGAAAAACACTATCGTAACTCATCTTTATAACAATCAAAATGTTTTTTTAACCGGTGGCGCAGGTGTCGGAAAGACGACTTTAGTCAACGATATCATTGATACATTTGAAAAAGATTCCAAAAAAATAGCAAAACTTGCTTCTACAGGAATGGCAGCTACCTTGATCAACGGTCAAACATTACACAGTTTTTTAGAGCTTGGTATATGTAATGATCTGTCTGAATTAGAGCAATCTTCAAAAATAAAAATCACTAAAAAATTAAAAAATATTCTGTCCAGCATCAGTCTCATCATAATAGACGAAATCTCGATGATAAGTTCATCTTTGTTTGATCTTGTAAGATTCAGACTTCTACAAGCAGAGTACAACGGATCCATCTTAGTAGTCGGAGATTTTTTACAGCTTCCGCCTGTTGTAAGGGGCTACGGTTCAGTAGATTTTGCTTTTGAGTCCGAGTCATGGAAAAATTTTGATTTTTTGACAATAGAGCTTACAAAAATCTATAGAGTCGATGATGATAAGTTTATATCTTTATTGAATTCTATTAGATTTGGCCTATTAGACAGTTCATCTGCAGAGATACTGGATGGTTTTGTAAAACCTTTTACAGAAGATCTGAAGAACTTCACTCTGCTTTTTGGAAAAAACAGCAGTGCAGCAGCTCATAATAAAAGACAACTCTCATATATAGACGGTGACATTTTTATCAAAAAGTGTGAAATAATCAAACATGACGAATCAGTTCAAGATGTTCAGATAGAACGCTACCTGTCGGATGCTAGAATCATTAAAGAACTAGAACTTAAGATCGGTGTCCCGGTACTTTTTACAAAAAATGCCTGGAACTACTTTAACGGCGAAAGAGGATTGATAGTCAATATTGATGAGAGATATGTTTACGTACAAAAGAGTGATGCGACTGTCGTGAAACTAGAACAGGTCGCACAGCATAAGACCATCTGGATCGAACAGGAGAAAGAGGGACAAAAAGAGAGCCTTGAAAAGAAACTTTTTTCTATCTATCAATATCCTATAGCTCTGGCTTTTGCTATTACGATCCATAAGTCACAAGGGATGAGTATAAAGGATCTGATAATAGAAACAAATGAGATCTTTGCACCGTCTCAGTTTTATGTTGCACTTTCACGTGCCACATCTGAGAAAAGATTAATTTTGATAAAGCCGAAAAGAAGTTGGAGAGAGTTGATATTTGTAGATAAAAAAGCAGTAGAGTTTACATCTGCAAATAAACCAAGAGCATAG
- the fliY gene encoding flagellar motor switch protein FliY, protein MEEFIKLFERETVATIESLIGQAPSLVKKEEETLSIISNILPPISLVKVSVSGDIEASIMVAISPALATALGDMMLGGEGESKEDMDEEDLDATKEIVSNIMGAISNTLGAQKELPAITLKVDNIEFIKDDGEINLDNYSKMYVYTFTLGEINSLMMLITDNTFETSFHATKEEEAPKAAPKELTPPVVSAPSSHEVEPVDAGDMRNISLILDVKLPVRVRIGKKKMLLKDVLNMDIGSVIELNQLANDPLDILVDDHVIAQGEVVIVDGNFGIQITTIGTKRDRLNQLKS, encoded by the coding sequence ATGGAAGAGTTTATTAAGCTATTTGAACGTGAAACCGTAGCTACTATAGAAAGTTTAATTGGACAGGCTCCATCTTTAGTAAAAAAAGAGGAGGAGACTTTATCGATAATCTCGAATATCCTGCCTCCTATATCTTTGGTAAAGGTAAGTGTAAGCGGAGATATCGAGGCGAGTATAATGGTCGCGATCTCTCCTGCTCTTGCTACTGCACTCGGCGATATGATGCTAGGCGGCGAGGGCGAGAGTAAAGAGGACATGGATGAAGAGGATTTAGATGCTACAAAAGAGATAGTATCTAACATCATGGGAGCGATCTCAAATACTCTTGGTGCTCAAAAAGAACTTCCGGCAATAACATTAAAAGTCGACAACATAGAGTTTATAAAAGATGACGGCGAGATAAACCTTGATAATTACAGCAAGATGTACGTATATACGTTTACACTTGGCGAGATAAACTCTTTGATGATGCTTATCACAGATAACACATTTGAAACATCATTTCATGCAACTAAAGAGGAAGAGGCGCCAAAAGCTGCTCCAAAAGAGTTGACGCCACCTGTAGTGAGTGCTCCTTCAAGCCATGAAGTCGAACCAGTAGATGCAGGGGATATGAGAAATATTTCATTGATCCTTGATGTCAAGTTACCGGTAAGAGTCAGAATCGGTAAAAAGAAAATGCTTTTAAAAGATGTATTAAATATGGACATAGGTTCAGTTATCGAGTTAAACCAGTTGGCGAACGATCCGTTGGATATTTTAGTGGATGACCATGTTATAGCACAGGGTGAAGTCGTGATAGTAGACGGTAACTTTGGAATCCAGATCACGACAATCGGTACGAAAAGAGACAGATTAAACCAATTAAAATCTTAA
- the mnmA gene encoding tRNA 2-thiouridine(34) synthase MnmA, whose amino-acid sequence MMKKKVLVGMSGGVDSTVSALILKEDGYDVEGVYMRLHTKPGYHEIHQARAQKAADFVGIKLHILDLEDIFKDKVFDPFIKTYEEGETPNPCALCNRNLKFGEMVKFADKIGADYIATGHYIQHDGKYLIQAEDDTKDQSYFLFYIDKSIVPRLLFPMGTRKKSDIKQLAASIKGLESFALQPESSEICFVETTYTDILKDYVNVDNVGEVLDMQGNVVGEHKGYMYYTIGKRKGFTVKGAHDPHYVVSIDPKKNQIVVGQKEDLACYSVTLRDINMFDDRTEFESTVKLRYRTKAVKCSVKIDNGKAEVKLYEPVFGVAKGQAAVFYDDNKLIGGGWIS is encoded by the coding sequence ATGATGAAGAAAAAAGTTTTAGTCGGTATGAGCGGAGGTGTTGACTCGACCGTATCGGCATTAATACTTAAAGAAGATGGATATGATGTCGAAGGTGTATATATGCGATTGCATACAAAGCCGGGATATCATGAGATCCACCAAGCAAGAGCACAAAAAGCTGCAGACTTCGTAGGAATAAAACTCCATATACTTGATTTAGAAGATATATTTAAAGACAAAGTATTCGATCCTTTTATTAAAACATATGAAGAGGGCGAGACTCCAAATCCATGTGCACTATGTAATAGAAACTTGAAATTCGGTGAGATGGTCAAGTTTGCAGATAAGATAGGTGCAGACTATATTGCAACCGGACACTACATCCAACATGACGGAAAATATCTTATTCAAGCAGAAGATGATACAAAAGATCAAAGCTACTTTCTCTTCTATATAGATAAGTCAATAGTCCCAAGACTTTTATTTCCAATGGGTACACGCAAAAAAAGTGATATTAAACAACTTGCTGCTTCTATTAAAGGCTTAGAGTCTTTTGCATTACAACCTGAATCAAGCGAAATATGTTTTGTCGAAACAACCTATACGGATATCTTAAAAGATTATGTCAATGTTGATAATGTCGGTGAAGTACTCGATATGCAAGGTAATGTCGTCGGTGAACATAAAGGCTATATGTACTATACAATAGGAAAGAGAAAGGGCTTTACCGTAAAAGGTGCGCACGATCCTCATTATGTAGTAAGTATAGATCCGAAGAAAAATCAGATAGTGGTCGGACAAAAAGAGGACTTGGCTTGCTATAGTGTAACATTAAGAGACATTAACATGTTTGATGACAGAACTGAATTCGAATCTACGGTAAAGCTTAGATATAGAACAAAAGCGGTCAAGTGCAGTGTCAAAATAGACAACGGTAAAGCAGAAGTAAAGCTATATGAACCGGTATTTGGTGTAGCTAAAGGGCAAGCAGCAGTTTTTTATGATGATAACAAACTAATCGGCGGCGGCTGGATCTCCTAA
- a CDS encoding RNA polymerase sigma factor FliA, with amino-acid sequence MIHAYENELKHKEDELAIQYLPAVKAMAFRLKERLPSSVDFMDLSAIGTEELVKLARRYDEAQNDSFWGYAKTRVYGAMLDYLRSLDVLSRSSRKLVKRIDYLVEEYLLTHDEEPTDAQLAEMIEDETEEKIHEARIASSIYAILPLQDQLNTGDEGETLDRIEKEQLVEVIMSVLSRYSEREQMVIQLYYFEELTLKEISSILDITESRISQIHKSVIKKIQESIGA; translated from the coding sequence ATGATACATGCATATGAGAATGAGCTGAAACATAAAGAGGACGAACTGGCGATCCAGTATCTTCCTGCAGTAAAAGCTATGGCATTTAGACTCAAAGAAAGACTGCCGAGTTCTGTAGACTTTATGGACCTTAGTGCGATAGGGACAGAAGAACTGGTAAAATTAGCAAGAAGATATGATGAAGCGCAAAACGATTCGTTTTGGGGATACGCAAAAACCAGAGTCTATGGCGCGATGCTTGATTATTTAAGATCTCTTGATGTTTTAAGCCGTTCTAGCAGAAAACTTGTAAAAAGGATCGACTATCTTGTCGAAGAGTATCTTTTGACTCATGATGAAGAGCCTACAGATGCTCAGTTAGCCGAGATGATCGAAGACGAGACGGAAGAGAAGATACATGAAGCCCGTATAGCATCTTCCATATATGCTATTTTACCGCTTCAAGACCAGTTAAACACCGGTGATGAAGGTGAGACATTAGATAGAATCGAGAAAGAGCAGCTTGTTGAGGTTATAATGAGCGTTTTATCCAGATATAGTGAACGAGAACAGATGGTGATTCAGTTGTATTACTTTGAAGAGTTAACATTAAAAGAGATTAGTTCGATCTTAGATATTACAGAGTCAAGGATCTCACAGATCCATAAGTCTGTGATCAAAAAAATTCAAGAGAGTATAGGAGCATAA
- the ndk gene encoding nucleoside-diphosphate kinase, whose protein sequence is MERTLSIIKPDAVAKGVIGKILDRFESNGLRIAATKKLQLSRKDAETFYAVHSERPFFNDLVDFMISGPVVVSVLEGEDAMKKNRDLMGATNPKEAAAGTIRADFAENIDANAVHGSDSLENAAVEIAFFFAEKEIS, encoded by the coding sequence ATGGAACGTACGTTATCTATCATCAAGCCTGATGCAGTAGCAAAAGGTGTTATCGGTAAAATTTTGGATCGTTTTGAAAGCAATGGTCTTAGAATAGCAGCTACAAAAAAACTTCAACTTTCTCGTAAAGATGCTGAAACGTTTTATGCTGTTCACAGTGAGCGCCCATTCTTCAATGATTTAGTTGATTTTATGATAAGTGGACCGGTTGTTGTATCTGTACTAGAGGGTGAAGACGCGATGAAGAAAAATCGTGATCTTATGGGGGCTACAAACCCAAAAGAAGCTGCAGCTGGAACTATCCGTGCTGACTTTGCAGAAAACATTGATGCTAATGCAGTTCACGGAAGTGATTCATTAGAAAATGCAGCTGTAGAAATAGCATTTTTCTTTGCAGAAAAAGAGATTTCGTAA
- the rpmF gene encoding 50S ribosomal protein L32 produces the protein MAVPKRRVSHARSAKRRTHYKISLKRPVKDVDGTYRLPHHINPTTGEYK, from the coding sequence ATGGCAGTACCTAAGAGACGCGTTTCACACGCACGTTCTGCAAAACGTAGAACACATTACAAAATTAGTTTAAAACGTCCTGTAAAAGACGTTGACGGAACTTACAGATTACCACACCACATCAATCCAACTACTGGTGAGTACAAATAA
- a CDS encoding beta-ketoacyl-ACP synthase III, whose amino-acid sequence MMYAAFRSIGAYVPEKILSNDDLAKMVDTSDEWITKRTGIKERHIAADNETTSDMGVKAASLAIERSGIDKSEIDLVVCATISPDYFCMPSTATIITDKLGLGNIMAFDISAACTGFIYALNVAKAFVESGLKKNVLIVGAERLSKITDYSDRATCILFGDGAGAAVISATEDKSEAIIDVHTGSDGSYAELLMTPDGGSGSIHDGLRSESAGAYMQMKGNETFKVAVRTLTNDVKEILETNNIASDSIKHFVPHQANYRIIKAVGDALNMKDEQVVLTVAKYGNTSGASIPMAINDIYESGRLQSGDMMLLDAFGGGLTWGSALVPFSPKK is encoded by the coding sequence ATAATGTATGCAGCTTTTCGCTCAATTGGAGCTTATGTACCTGAAAAAATCTTATCAAATGATGATTTAGCAAAGATGGTAGATACATCCGATGAGTGGATAACAAAACGTACAGGTATTAAAGAACGCCATATTGCAGCTGACAATGAGACGACTAGCGATATGGGTGTTAAAGCTGCAAGTCTTGCCATCGAGAGATCAGGCATAGATAAAAGCGAGATAGACCTTGTTGTATGTGCGACGATATCACCTGATTACTTCTGTATGCCTTCAACAGCGACTATCATAACAGATAAGCTAGGTCTTGGAAATATCATGGCATTTGATATATCTGCAGCATGTACTGGTTTTATCTATGCGTTAAATGTTGCCAAAGCCTTTGTTGAATCAGGTCTTAAAAAGAACGTACTTATCGTAGGTGCTGAGAGACTTAGTAAGATTACAGACTACTCAGATAGAGCTACATGTATCCTTTTTGGAGACGGTGCCGGTGCTGCTGTGATCAGTGCGACTGAAGATAAAAGTGAGGCGATCATCGATGTCCATACCGGAAGCGACGGCTCTTACGCTGAACTTCTTATGACACCGGACGGCGGTTCGGGTTCGATCCATGATGGTCTAAGATCAGAGTCTGCAGGTGCTTATATGCAGATGAAAGGTAACGAGACGTTTAAGGTAGCTGTCAGAACATTGACAAACGATGTAAAAGAGATACTTGAGACGAATAATATCGCATCTGATTCTATTAAACATTTTGTTCCTCACCAAGCAAACTATCGTATCATTAAAGCTGTCGGGGATGCACTCAATATGAAAGATGAGCAGGTCGTTTTAACTGTCGCAAAATATGGAAACACTTCAGGTGCTTCTATACCGATGGCAATAAACGACATCTATGAAAGCGGAAGACTTCAAAGCGGCGATATGATGCTTCTTGATGCATTCGGCGGCGGTCTGACTTGGGGAAGTGCACTCGTTCCTTTTTCTCCAAAAAAATAA
- the metK gene encoding methionine adenosyltransferase, translating into MTKEYIFTSESVTEGHPDKMADQISDAILDYIIEHDTSARVACETLVSNGFCVIAGELKTTAYAPMQEIARKVVQEIGYTDATYGFDYRSAAVLNGIGEQSPDINQGVDQASGEIGAGDQGLMFGYACRETDVLMPLPIYLAHRITERLAQVRKEGTVPYLRPDGKAQISVKYVDEKPVSVETIVISTQHAPEVSQEKIHEDMINEVIKKVIPEELLSDNVVYHINPTGKFVIGGPQGDAGLTGRKIIVDTYGGACPHGGGAFSGKDPTKVDRSAAYAARHVAKNLVAAGACDRATIQVAYAIGVARPVSIMVNTHGTAVVSEEKIEKCVEELFDLSPKGIIVSLDLLRPIYRKTAAYGHFGREDDDFTWEKTDRVDDIKKYLSL; encoded by the coding sequence ATGACTAAAGAGTATATATTTACTTCAGAGTCTGTAACAGAAGGGCATCCTGATAAGATGGCAGATCAGATCAGTGATGCAATTCTGGATTATATTATTGAACATGATACGTCGGCACGTGTTGCGTGTGAGACATTGGTATCAAATGGTTTTTGTGTAATTGCAGGCGAACTGAAAACAACGGCTTATGCGCCAATGCAAGAAATTGCCAGAAAAGTAGTCCAAGAGATCGGCTATACAGATGCAACGTATGGTTTTGATTATAGATCAGCTGCCGTTTTAAATGGAATTGGAGAACAATCGCCTGACATCAATCAAGGTGTAGATCAGGCAAGTGGAGAGATAGGTGCCGGAGATCAAGGTCTGATGTTCGGTTATGCTTGTAGAGAAACGGATGTTTTGATGCCGCTTCCTATCTATCTTGCTCACCGTATTACGGAGCGTTTAGCTCAGGTACGTAAAGAGGGTACGGTTCCATATCTTCGTCCTGACGGTAAAGCACAGATCAGTGTTAAGTATGTTGATGAGAAGCCGGTTTCAGTAGAGACTATCGTTATATCTACACAGCATGCACCTGAAGTTTCTCAAGAGAAGATCCATGAAGATATGATCAACGAAGTAATAAAAAAAGTTATTCCGGAAGAGTTGTTAAGTGATAATGTCGTTTACCATATCAATCCTACAGGAAAATTCGTGATAGGCGGACCGCAAGGTGATGCAGGACTTACAGGACGTAAGATCATTGTCGATACATACGGTGGTGCATGTCCTCACGGAGGCGGTGCATTTTCTGGAAAAGACCCTACGAAAGTTGATAGAAGTGCAGCTTATGCAGCAAGACATGTTGCTAAAAACTTAGTTGCTGCAGGTGCATGTGATCGTGCGACTATTCAGGTGGCATATGCCATCGGTGTCGCTAGACCTGTTTCTATCATGGTAAATACTCACGGTACAGCTGTTGTTTCGGAAGAGAAGATAGAAAAGTGTGTGGAAGAGTTGTTCGACCTATCACCAAAAGGGATTATTGTTTCTTTAGACCTGCTTCGCCCAATTTACAGAAAAACTGCAGCATATGGACATTTTGGTCGTGAAGACGATGATTTTACCTGGGAAAAAACCGACAGAGTAGATGATATTAAAAAGTATCTTTCTCTCTAA
- the fliM gene encoding flagellar motor switch protein FliM codes for MADILSQEEIDALLDVVDDGEDILEEASSDEVYSQRQITLYDFKRPNRVSKEQLRAFRGIHDKMARSLSSQISSIMRSIVEIQLHSVDQMTYGEFLMSLPNPTSFNVFSMKPLEGNGVLEINPSIAFPMLDRLLGGKGEPFESTREFSDIELSLFETILRVMMSTLKEAWGPVTDLYPNVESKESSPNVVQIVAQNEIVVMVVMEIIIGHSSGMMNLCYPVISLEPVLPKLASRDLMLNETSSKKSRNQELQVLLGGAQVNVEANLGSAELDMREVLDLKVGDIIRLNADANDIVTLSVDGKVRFKGEIGLRRFRKSIQITEIVKTEKDAVKRTLENLEKQRKAKISGVKEIMDEDENENEFEE; via the coding sequence ATGGCAGATATACTTTCCCAAGAAGAGATAGATGCACTGCTCGACGTCGTAGATGACGGCGAGGATATTCTAGAAGAAGCTTCTAGTGATGAGGTCTATTCACAACGTCAGATAACACTTTATGACTTTAAACGTCCTAACCGTGTATCAAAAGAGCAGTTACGTGCATTCCGCGGTATTCATGACAAGATGGCTCGTTCACTCTCATCACAGATATCGTCTATAATGCGTTCGATCGTAGAGATCCAGCTTCACTCGGTCGACCAGATGACGTACGGCGAATTTTTGATGTCTCTGCCAAATCCGACAAGTTTCAACGTTTTTTCAATGAAACCGCTTGAAGGTAACGGCGTATTAGAGATAAACCCGTCTATTGCTTTTCCTATGCTTGACAGACTGCTAGGCGGAAAAGGTGAGCCTTTCGAATCGACAAGAGAGTTTTCAGATATCGAGTTAAGTCTGTTTGAGACTATTTTACGTGTTATGATGTCAACGCTTAAAGAAGCATGGGGTCCGGTAACCGATCTGTATCCAAACGTCGAGTCAAAAGAATCAAGTCCAAACGTCGTTCAGATCGTTGCACAAAATGAGATCGTCGTCATGGTCGTTATGGAGATAATCATCGGGCATAGTTCAGGGATGATGAACTTATGTTACCCGGTAATATCATTAGAGCCTGTTTTACCTAAACTTGCAAGTAGAGACTTGATGCTAAATGAGACAAGTTCCAAGAAAAGTAGAAACCAAGAACTTCAAGTCCTTCTTGGAGGTGCTCAGGTCAATGTCGAAGCAAATCTAGGTTCTGCAGAACTCGATATGAGAGAGGTCTTAGATCTAAAAGTCGGGGACATCATACGCTTAAATGCAGATGCTAACGATATCGTTACACTCTCTGTCGATGGAAAAGTAAGGTTTAAGGGCGAAATAGGCCTGAGAAGATTTAGAAAGTCCATACAGATAACTGAGATCGTAAAAACAGAAAAAGATGCAGTTAAACGTACATTAGAAAATCTGGAAAAACAGCGTAAAGCGAAGATCAGCGGTGTTAAAGAGATAATGGATGAAGATGAAAACGAGAATGAATTTGAGGAGTAA
- a CDS encoding peroxiredoxin — MLVTNKAPDFTATAVLADGSIVENFNLMENLGKKGAVLFFYPLDFTFVCPSEIIAFSHRIEEFTSRGVNVIGVSVDSQFSHFAWRETPVEKGGIGRVKFPLVADLSKQISRDYDVLFGESVALRGSFLIDADGTVRHAVINDLPLGRNIDEMIRMVDTMIFTNEHGEVCPAGWTKGDEGMKASTEGVAEYLAKHEKDL; from the coding sequence ATGTTAGTAACAAACAAAGCTCCGGATTTTACTGCAACAGCAGTTTTAGCAGACGGCTCGATCGTTGAGAACTTCAACTTAATGGAAAACCTAGGAAAAAAAGGTGCTGTACTTTTCTTCTACCCTTTAGACTTTACATTCGTTTGTCCATCTGAGATCATCGCATTCTCTCATAGAATCGAAGAATTCACAAGTCGTGGTGTAAATGTTATAGGTGTATCTGTTGATAGTCAATTCTCACACTTTGCTTGGAGAGAAACTCCAGTTGAAAAAGGTGGTATCGGTAGAGTAAAATTCCCGCTTGTTGCTGACTTAAGTAAACAAATTTCAAGAGACTACGATGTACTTTTCGGTGAATCTGTAGCACTTCGCGGTTCATTCTTAATCGATGCAGACGGTACTGTTCGTCATGCTGTCATCAATGACCTTCCACTTGGACGTAACATCGATGAAATGATCCGTATGGTCGATACTATGATATTTACTAACGAGCATGGTGAAGTATGTCCTGCAGGATGGACTAAAGGTGATGAAGGTATGAAAGCTTCTACTGAAGGTGTTGCTGAGTACTTAGCAAAACACGAAAAAGATCTATAA
- the plsX gene encoding phosphate acyltransferase PlsX, which produces MVKIAIDAMGGDFGPEPIVSGVVLALKKRKFHPILVGKRDEILSLLPKGYKDKVSIVDADDVISMHDAATDALKRKESSIYKAVELVKEGQAHGVVSAGHSGATMTLATMRLGRLKHVLRPALVTLMPTKMGRRSVLLDVGANVDSKPEHLVQFAVMGGCYAEDMLKISEPSIGLLANGEEDSKGNELTKEAFKLLKGYKGFKGNVEGSDIFNGSCDVITCDGFVGNLVLKTSEGVASTISILIKDYIRKSPIAITGALLMRKVFKLLKKEIDYAEVGGAPLIGIKGCAIVSHGKSNPKAIKNAIFQAIRYIDTGVNQHIEDRLEAIKSKEK; this is translated from the coding sequence ATGGTGAAAATCGCTATTGATGCAATGGGCGGGGACTTTGGTCCTGAGCCTATCGTAAGTGGAGTTGTTCTTGCTCTTAAAAAAAGAAAGTTTCACCCTATATTAGTTGGTAAAAGAGATGAAATTTTATCTTTATTACCTAAGGGATATAAAGATAAAGTTTCTATTGTTGATGCTGATGATGTGATCAGTATGCATGATGCTGCTACAGATGCTTTAAAACGCAAAGAGAGCAGTATTTATAAAGCTGTTGAACTTGTAAAAGAGGGACAGGCTCATGGTGTTGTGTCAGCTGGTCACAGCGGTGCTACTATGACATTAGCTACAATGAGACTCGGAAGATTAAAACATGTTCTTCGTCCGGCTCTTGTTACTTTGATGCCTACGAAGATGGGTCGTCGTTCAGTTTTACTGGATGTCGGAGCTAATGTAGATTCTAAACCTGAACACTTGGTTCAATTTGCCGTAATGGGTGGATGCTACGCAGAAGATATGCTTAAAATATCTGAACCTAGCATCGGTCTTTTAGCTAACGGTGAAGAGGACTCTAAAGGGAATGAACTTACAAAAGAGGCTTTTAAACTTTTAAAAGGCTATAAAGGCTTTAAAGGTAACGTCGAAGGCAGTGATATCTTTAATGGTAGTTGTGATGTAATTACATGTGACGGTTTTGTGGGCAACTTAGTCCTTAAGACATCAGAAGGTGTTGCATCGACTATCAGTATACTGATAAAAGACTATATCCGTAAATCGCCAATAGCGATTACTGGTGCACTTTTGATGAGAAAAGTTTTTAAACTTCTTAAAAAAGAGATCGATTATGCTGAAGTAGGTGGAGCTCCACTGATCGGTATTAAGGGTTGTGCAATCGTGAGTCACGGAAAAAGTAACCCAAAAGCTATAAAAAATGCTATATTTCAAGCTATTAGATATATAGATACTGGTGTGAATCAACATATTGAAGACCGCCTAGAAGCTATAAAGTCAAAGGAAAAATAA
- a CDS encoding DUF445 domain-containing protein, producing MLNKSFITNLISIILVGVSFLLPTEFSKYFLYAGLFALSGSITNQLAIHMLFEKVPFLYGSGVIASKFEAFKASIKELMMREFFTKEQLDGFFAKEEKKLDLVPIIEETDFSPAYDALTKTVMESSFGGMLGMFGGERALEGLREPFSSKMKTAVINIVQSDAFNATLQNHLQGSTLSNDMLDSIEKVIDTRLAEITPQMVKEMVESIIKEHLGWLVVWGGVFGGILGIVSSILL from the coding sequence ATGTTAAATAAATCTTTTATAACTAATCTGATATCTATCATCCTGGTAGGTGTCTCCTTTTTACTTCCTACTGAATTTTCAAAATACTTTTTATATGCCGGTCTTTTTGCACTCTCCGGTTCTATCACGAATCAGCTTGCAATTCATATGCTGTTTGAAAAAGTCCCTTTTCTTTACGGTTCGGGTGTGATCGCTTCGAAGTTCGAAGCGTTTAAAGCAAGCATAAAAGAGCTTATGATGAGAGAGTTCTTTACAAAAGAGCAGCTTGACGGTTTTTTTGCCAAAGAGGAGAAGAAGTTAGATCTTGTCCCGATCATCGAAGAAACAGACTTTTCACCCGCTTATGATGCCCTTACTAAAACTGTTATGGAATCCTCTTTTGGAGGGATGCTTGGGATGTTCGGCGGAGAAAGAGCTCTGGAAGGACTGCGTGAACCGTTTAGCTCAAAGATGAAGACAGCCGTGATAAATATCGTGCAGTCTGATGCATTTAACGCAACCCTGCAAAATCACCTTCAAGGTTCTACCCTCAGTAACGATATGCTTGATTCGATCGAAAAAGTGATTGATACAAGACTAGCAGAGATTACTCCGCAGATGGTCAAAGAGATGGTCGAGAGTATCATAAAAGAACATCTTGGATGGCTTGTCGTCTGGGGCGGGGTCTTTGGAGGAATCTTAGGAATTGTCAGTTCGATACTGTTGTAA